One Vicia villosa cultivar HV-30 ecotype Madison, WI unplaced genomic scaffold, Vvil1.0 ctg.004546F_1_1, whole genome shotgun sequence DNA segment encodes these proteins:
- the LOC131642138 gene encoding homeobox-leucine zipper protein ANTHOCYANINLESS 2-like: MVNPICSNCDRPLIPDHILFEEHQIRIENTRLKDELYRISALTNNFLGLELGIGRNAYGGGGPSSLGSSLPMERIGNSNDIQFERSMLIDLALAAMDELLKMAQEDSPIWIKGLNGERDILNQEEYANISSCIGAKPPGFAAEATRETDIILINSSSLMDH; the protein is encoded by the coding sequence ATGGTAAATCCGATATGCAGCAATTGCGATCGTCCCCTTATTCCCGACCACATTTTGTTTGAGGAGCATCAGATTAGAATCGAAAACACCCGTTTAAAAGATGAGTTATATCGTATAAGTGCCTTAACAAACAACTTCCTTGGTCTGGAACTTGGTATTGGAAGGAATGCATATGGTGGTGGTGGTCCGAGCTCTCTTGGCTCTTCTTTACCAATGGAAAGGATTGGAAATAGTAATGACATTCAGTTTGAGAGATCGATGCTTATAGATCTTGCATTAGCTGCTATGGATGAACTATTAAAGATGGCTCAGGAAGATAGTCCTATTTGGATTAAAGGTTTGAATGGAGAGAGGGACATTTTGAATCAAGAAGAGTATGCAAATATTTCTTCTTGCATTGGTGCGAAACCTCCTGGTTTTGCTGCTGAAGCTACGAGAGAAACCGACATCATATTAATCAACAGTTCGTCCCTTATGGATCATTGA
- the LOC131642140 gene encoding granule-bound starch synthase 2, chloroplastic/amyloplastic-like isoform X2 yields the protein MSLFYSNFFLDDDLLYNKETSSILICRRKASLMSICLRRRRKSSVSTVKNLKFTPKLSTLNGDSAFSKGLSVGRLNYGSVRLNHKHARAVGKSFGADESKEDDVVNATIEKSKQVLALQRELIQHVAERKKLVSSIDSDSIAGFEGNGISYESGEKSLSSDSNTQKDSSSSGSAVEKPPPLAGTNVMNIILVAAECAPWSKTGELGDVAGSLPVCPF from the exons ATGTCTCTCTTCTACTCCAACTTCTTCCTCGACGATGATCTCCTATACAACAAGGAAACCTCCAGCATCTTAATTTGCCGGCGGAAAGCTTCTCTGATGTCGATTTGTCTCCGCCGTCGGAGAAAGA GTTCTGTCTCTACTGTTAAGAAtctcaaattcacaccaaagttAAGTACTTTGAATGGTGATTCAGCATTCAGTAAGGGTTTGAGTGTTGGTAGATTGAATTATGGAAGTGTTAGATTGAATCATAAGCATGCAAGAGCTGTTGGTAAGAGTTTTGGTGCAGATGAATCAAAAGAAGATGACGTTGTTAATGCTACAATTGAAAAGAGCAAACAGGTTCTTGCTTTGCAAAGGGAGCTTATTCAACAT GTAGCTGAAAGAAAGAAACTAGTTTCTTCTATAGATAGTGACAGCATTGCTGGATTTGAAGGAAACGGTATTTCTTATGAAAGCGGTGAGAAATCTCTATCAAGCGACTCAAATACACAGAAAGATTCTTCCAGCAGCGGCAGTGCTGTGGAAAAGCCACCACCGTTGGCTGGGACCAATGTTATGAACATTATATTGGTTGCTGCAGAATGCGCTCCTTGGTCGAAAACAg GCGAGCTTGGAGATGTTGCTGGATCATTACCAGTTTGCCCATTTTAA
- the LOC131642145 gene encoding homeobox-leucine zipper protein ANTHOCYANINLESS 2-like, protein MTLASLRVFVLSVATSIWMPVSRQILFDFLRDERLRSKWDILSNGRTIQEMIHLSKGQGQGNYVSVLHANALNANDSSMLILQETWMDASCSVVVYAPVDSQSLNAVMSGGDSAYVAFLPSGFAILPDGNKSSSYGGSYETSQEGDGGGSLLTVGFQVLVNSLPTPKIIMESVDTVNNLISCTIQKIKVALRDT, encoded by the exons ATGACCCTTGCGAGCCTCCGGGTATTTGTGCTCAGTGTTGCAACATCTATTTGGATGCCAGTTTCCCGACAAATACTGTTTGATTTTCTGCGTGATGAACGCCTTAGAAGCAAGTGGGACATTTTGTCAAATGGCAGAACAATCCAAGAAATGATTCACCTTTCTAAAGGTCAAGGACAAGGAAATTATGTTTCTGTCCTTCACGCTAAT GCCCTTAATGCGAACGATAGCAGCATGTTGATTCTTCAAGAGACGTGGATGGATGCGTCTTGTTCCGTGGTGGTCTATGCACCGGTTGACTCGCAATCATTGAACGCAGTAATGAGCGGTGGAGATTCTGCATATGTTGCATTCTTGCCTTCGGGCTTTGCCATTCTTCCTGATGGTAATAAATCCTCTAGCTATGGTGGATCATATGAGACTTCACAAGAAGGCGACGGAGGTGGAAGTTTGCTAACCGTTGGATTCCAAGTTCTGGTCAATAGTCTTCCAACTCCCAAGATCATAATGGAATCTGTGGACACCGTGAATAATCTTATCTCATGCACCATTCAGAAGATCAAAGTTGCACTAAGAGATACATAA
- the LOC131642140 gene encoding uncharacterized protein LOC131642140 isoform X3: MRSLVENRFHDYGVDGGPAAKAIRSKFDAFISKVDSHVGFQLPQIDIQILVAGAIALKGVGGIFFILGSTLGATLLLLHQLITTPILYDLYNYDTEDIEYIQLFIKFTQNLALFGALLFFIGMKNSIPRRQPKKKVPKTKTY, from the exons ATGCGCTCCTTGGTCGAAAACAg ATTTCATGACTATGGAGTTGATGGGGGACCTGCAGCAAAAGCAATCAGATCGAAGTTTGATGCGTTTATAAGTAAAGTTGATTCACATGTTGGCTTCCAACTTCCACAAATTGAT ATACAAATTTTAGTTGCTGGAGCTATTGCTCTCAAGGGCGTTGGAGGGATTTTTTTCATACTCGGCAGTACACTTGGAGCTACACTTCTG CTTTTGCATCAGTTGATTACCACTCCAATATTGTATGATTTATATAATTACGATACAGAGGACATAGAATATATTCAACTTTTCATCAAATTTACCCAG AATTTGGCTCTCTTCGGggctttattgttttttattgggATGAAGAACTCAATTCCTAGAAGGCAACCCAAGAAGAAGGTTCCCAAAACAAAAACTTACTAG
- the LOC131642140 gene encoding granule-bound starch synthase 2, chloroplastic/amyloplastic-like isoform X1: protein MSLFYSNFFLDDDLLYNKETSSILICRRKASLMSICLRRRRKSSVSTVKNLKFTPKLSTLNGDSAFSKGLSVGRLNYGSVRLNHKHARAVGKSFGADESKEDDVVNATIEKSKQVLALQRELIQHVAERKKLVSSIDSDSIAGFEGNGISYESGEKSLSSDSNTQKDSSSSGSAVEKPPPLAGTNVMNIILVAAECAPWSKTDFMTMELMGDLQQKQSDRSLMRL, encoded by the exons ATGTCTCTCTTCTACTCCAACTTCTTCCTCGACGATGATCTCCTATACAACAAGGAAACCTCCAGCATCTTAATTTGCCGGCGGAAAGCTTCTCTGATGTCGATTTGTCTCCGCCGTCGGAGAAAGA GTTCTGTCTCTACTGTTAAGAAtctcaaattcacaccaaagttAAGTACTTTGAATGGTGATTCAGCATTCAGTAAGGGTTTGAGTGTTGGTAGATTGAATTATGGAAGTGTTAGATTGAATCATAAGCATGCAAGAGCTGTTGGTAAGAGTTTTGGTGCAGATGAATCAAAAGAAGATGACGTTGTTAATGCTACAATTGAAAAGAGCAAACAGGTTCTTGCTTTGCAAAGGGAGCTTATTCAACAT GTAGCTGAAAGAAAGAAACTAGTTTCTTCTATAGATAGTGACAGCATTGCTGGATTTGAAGGAAACGGTATTTCTTATGAAAGCGGTGAGAAATCTCTATCAAGCGACTCAAATACACAGAAAGATTCTTCCAGCAGCGGCAGTGCTGTGGAAAAGCCACCACCGTTGGCTGGGACCAATGTTATGAACATTATATTGGTTGCTGCAGAATGCGCTCCTTGGTCGAAAACAg ATTTCATGACTATGGAGTTGATGGGGGACCTGCAGCAAAAGCAATCAGATCGAAGTTTGATGCGTTTATAA
- the LOC131642141 gene encoding PI-PLC X domain-containing protein At5g67130-like, which translates to MELKFILICYCCYFVKGDGAERTVKKVMELPFNQYSWLTTHNSFASRVANLSINSQISSVTNQEDSITDQLHVTNFLSMENGVRGLMLDMHDYHGDIWLSRGPSTIFTAFQPAIHVLKEINVFLTQHRNEIVTVFIKDHVTSPNDINKLYNFGKEICTPSCRYGARLK; encoded by the exons ATGGAATTGAAATTTATCTtgatttgttattgttgttattttgttaAGGGTGATGGAGCAGAGAGaacagtgaagaag GTGATGGAACTTCCATTTAATCAGTACTCATGGCTTACAACTCATAACTCTTTTGCTTCGAGGGTAGCGAATTTGAGTATAAACTCTCAAATTTCGTCTGTCACGAATCAGGAAGACTCCATTACAGATCAGCTGCAT gTGACAAATTTTCTGTCTATGGAGAATGGTGTGAGAGGATTAATGTTAGATATGCATGATTACCATGGTGACATTTGGCTGTCTCGCGGGCCGAGCACAATATTTACAGCCTTT CAACCTGCTATTCATGTTCTGAAAGAGATCAATGTATTCCTGACACAACATCGAAATGAGATCGTCACCGTTTTCATTAAGGATCATGTAACATCACCAAATGATATTAACAAGTTGTATAATTTTGGAAAAGAG ATATGCACGCCAAGTTGCAGATATGGAGCTAGACTCAAATAA